From bacterium, a single genomic window includes:
- a CDS encoding hydrogenase encodes PPYFVAGAIFSGVAMVITLIIPLRHIFNLHAIVRKEHFEAMSKLIMLTSGIVTYAYITEFYTAWWSNNMFERYQFWFRPFGEFAPAFWGMTFCNCIAPLSLWYKPLRTNITYLFILSIVINIGMWLERFNIIFTSLAREFLPSAWGGYNFSWVEFGITIGAFGWFGMWMTLFIKFFPAVAITEIKMILPPPTRDKNRLEHH; translated from the coding sequence TCCCACCGTATTTTGTGGCTGGGGCAATCTTTTCTGGGGTTGCCATGGTAATCACTCTGATTATACCGCTTCGCCATATCTTTAATTTACATGCAATTGTTCGGAAAGAGCACTTTGAGGCAATGTCAAAGCTCATCATGCTTACGAGTGGAATTGTAACTTATGCATACATCACTGAGTTTTATACTGCATGGTGGAGCAACAACATGTTTGAAAGATATCAGTTTTGGTTCCGACCCTTTGGGGAGTTTGCTCCCGCATTCTGGGGAATGACATTCTGCAACTGTATCGCACCACTCTCGCTTTGGTATAAGCCTCTCCGCACGAATATTACTTACTTATTTATACTTTCAATCGTTATTAACATTGGGATGTGGCTAGAGCGATTTAATATCATCTTTACTTCTCTTGCCCGAGAGTTCCTTCCGTCAGCCTGGGGTGGATATAACTTTAGCTGGGTAGAGTTCGGTATCACGATTGGTGCGTTTGGATGGTTCGGAATGTGGATGACCTTGTTCATCAAATTCTTCCCCGCGGTAGCTATTACGGAGATTAAGATGATTCTTCCGCCGCCAACCCGCGATAAGAACAGGTTAGAGCACCACTGA